One Apostichopus japonicus isolate 1M-3 chromosome 14, ASM3797524v1, whole genome shotgun sequence genomic window carries:
- the LOC139979767 gene encoding inositol polyphosphate 5-phosphatase OCRL-like: MEPKEAIQLFLSQYNGNDFCTACIKCKVVTHGTTGDHILALVNHGASIEGEHALFFYKHVQQQLTSAHQLNIQKVLKLKGDFRYSLSPQAKFVQRATMVTTDETLEVDIVYDNKAVDFFSKLKDCMSASDISQDFRWIEQYQIRNQPDKHVQVVDAFGMAPFIADEDRHGEETNILTVQNNHNKSTSQPPKRPPRPLYSPNRTALPSSSSPKIKPACPTNPPPRPPPFHDNSSKMPPFITRNPPKTNSAHQTDLSKMTYPSPHTSSTSNFYIDEKATSIVTRVQIRDEVLQKRENDFTYLQPFRLFIGTFNVNGKNATKDLTTWLHCDDTKEPAHMYAIGFQELDLSPGAFLFNTSDREKEWRIAVEHVLQNLGKYKLVEQVRLVGIMLLVYVTEDHKENVTENISETVATGIMGTMGNKGGVGVRLKFHKTTFCFINSHLAAHEDECDRRNQDYNDICNGIKFEMETGKAYPIRSHDLVIWMGDLNYRITQLNRETVFEKINSREYRSLLENDQLLEQIQLGKVLKHYVEGGIDFKPTYKFDIGTDNYDTSPKQKIPSWCDRIFYLGRNCKQLVYRSHNLITLSDHKPVSSLFEVQVKVVDEAKYRQVLEEETRNLDREVNESLPRLTISTNEIKIGTVRFMERKQFILDVANTGQAHTGFYFCKTLGKECFLAPWVEVEPAQKFLVMGDNVEVEIHIEVNKSTAAALNRGDRTLDATLILRLDNETDYYIDLRGSYQPSCFGSSIETLVRMLEPMRNNDVTKIMEMEKTDWSKEAKSNHSSEKLDCPKEIKKMLSHLRNHGRDQEDLFRRGGIHTEFQAIRDALDTGAQVLPGSIFSVAEALLLFLESLSVPVIPFMYYHDCLEFNRNTSCCKQVLEKIPRSHRSVLTHLIIFMKEMLPRHDDANQIDGDTLASLFGERCLRTPPEEMEKEWKDKSNSKRTVIGQDRSRKKAHFMYHFTVTKHL, from the exons TACAAACACGTACAACAGCAATTAACATCTGCACACCAACTAAACATACAAAAAGTGTTAAAACTCAAAGGAGATTTTAGATACAGCTTAT CACCGCAAGCTAAGTTTGTACAGAGGGCGACTATGGTGACAACTGACGAAACACTTGAGGTAGACATTGTGTATGACAATAAAGCCGTTGATTTCTTTTCAAAGTTAAAGGATTGCATGTCAG CATCAGACATATCACAGGATTTCAGATGGATAGAGCAATACCAGATTAGGAATCAACCCGATAAGCATGTACAAGTGGTTGATGCATTTGGAATGGCACCATTTATTGCAG acGAAGACAGGCACGGGGAAGAAACAAATATACTGACGGTTCAGAACAATCATAATAAGTCCACCAGCCAGCCACCAAAGAGACCTCCCAGACCTCTTTATTCACCTAACAGGACAGCTCTTCCTTCGTCTAGTTCACCCAAGATAAAACCTGCGTGTCCTACTAATCCACCTCCGCGGCCCCCTCCTTTCCATGATAACTCATCAAAGATGCCACCTTTCATTACTCGTAATCCACCCAAGACAAACTCTGCTCATCAAACTGATCTATCCAAGATGACTTATCCCAGTCCCCATACTTCATCTACTAGCAACTTCTACATCGATGA gaaAGCCACCAGCATAGTTACTCGAGTCCAAATCAGGGATGAGGTCTTGCAGAAGAGAGAAAATGACTTCACCTACTTACAACCCTTCAG ATTATTCATCGGTACATTTAACGTTAATGGTAAGAATGCAACAAAGGATCTTACCACTTGGTTACACTGTGACGACACGAAGGAACCGGCACACATGTACGCAATCGGGTTTCAGGAACTAGACCTCTCCCCAGGAGCGTTCTTATTCAATACCTCGGACAGGGAAAAGGAGTGGCGGATAGCAGTTGAGCACGTACTCCAGAACTTAGGAAAATATAAACTT GTCGAACAAGTGAGGCTGGTGGGAATCATGCTCCTAGTTTATGTGACAGAGGACCACAAAGAAAATGTTACGGAAAACATTTCGGAGACCGTTGCCACTGGTATCATGGGCACGATG GGCAACAAAGGTGGCGTTGGAGTCAGACTTAAATTCCACAAGACGacattttgtttcattaataGCCATCTGGCAGCCCATGAGGACGAGTGTGATAGGAGAAACCAG GACTATAATGACATTTGCAACGGGATCAAATTCGAGATGGAAACTGGCAAAGCTTATCCCATTAGATCGCATGA tCTTGTTATCTGGATGGGAGATTTGAACTATCGAATAACTCAATTGAATAGGGAAACTGTCTTTGAGAAAATCAATAGTCGCGAATACAGATCTTTATTAGAAAATGACCAG TTACTGGAGCAAATCCAGCTGGGAAAGGTACTTAAACATTATGTAGAAGGTGGTATTGACTTTAAACCAACTTACAAATTTGACATTGGGACTGACAATTATGACACCAG CCCTAAGCAGAAAATTCCTTCGTGGTGTGACAGGATTTTTTACCTTGGTCGAAATTGTAAGCAGCTGGTTTATAGAAGCCATAATTTAATAACTCTGAGCGATCATAAACCAGTGAGCAGTCTGTTTGAAGTTCAG GTAAAAGTTGTGGATGAAGCCAAATATCGACAGGTCCTCGAAGAAGAGACTCGAAACTTAGATAGAGAGGTAAACGAATCCTTACCGCGCCTTACCATCAGTACCAATGAG ATAAAAATTGGAACAGTTCGTTTCATGGAAAGAAAGCAATTCATTTTAGACGTCGCCAATACTGGACAGGCTCACACTGGTTTTTACTTTTGCAAGACGCTTGGAAAAGAATGCTTTTTGGCGCCTTGGGTGGAAGTAGAACCTGCACAAAAATTCTTAGTTATGG GTGACAATGTGGAGGTTGAAATCCACATTGAAGTTAATAAATCAACAGCTGCAGCTCTGAACCGTGGCGACCGTACGCTGGATGCTACTTTAATCCTTCGTCTTGACAATGAGACAGATTACTACAT CGATTTAAGAGGTTCCTATCAACCAAGCTGTTTTGGTTCTTCGATTGAGACTTTGGTGAGAATGCTGGAGCCAATGAGAAATAATGATGTAACAAAAATTATGGAAATG GAGAAAACAGACTGGTCTAAAGAAGCCAAATCAAATCATTCTTCTGAGAAATTGGACTGTCCCAAAGAAATCAAGAAGATGTTGAGTCATCTCCGTAACCACGGACGTGATCAA GAGGACTTGTTCAGAAGAGGTGGTATTCACACAGAGTTTCAGGCAATTAGAGACGCACTGGACACTGGAGCACAAGTCTTGC CTGGTAGCATATTCTCAGTAGCTGAAGCGCTGTTGTTGTTCTTGGAATCGCTGAGTGTCCCTGTTATTCCTTTTATGTATTACCATGATTGCCTAGAGTTCAACAGGAATACTTCCTGCTGCAAACAG GTTCTTGAAAAGATTCCCCGAAGCCATCGCAGTGTCTTAACACATCTAATAATTTTCATGAAAGAGATGTTGCCGCGTCATGATGATGCCAACCAAATTGACGGCGACACATTAG CATCCCTTTTTGGAGAGCGGTGCTTACGAACGCCTCCAGAAGAGATGGAGAAGGAATGGAAGGATAAGTCCAATTCAAAAAGGACGGTCATAGGTCAAGATAGATCAAGAAAGAAAGCGCATTTTATGTATCACTTCACTGTAACCAAACATTTGTGA
- the LOC139979771 gene encoding 15-hydroxyprostaglandin dehydrogenase [NAD(+)]-like codes for MKILNKVALVTGGAEGIGKALCQRLLEHGTKLVAILDINADLGKQTATEFSEKFGSDKVRFIHCDVSNGAKLRESFQEAFDVHGQLDIVVNNAGLIAKDNRKTIEICLLAVINGCLIAEELMTKEPRPEKGIIVNTSSIAGMVVQDTNILNSSYFAAKHGVVAFTKSLPASADNFSKDLRVVAICPGLVLTNIFKKQDVVDDNVMTKELDDIKEHVTNVSVVVDAFILAIEDESLHGDIITAFGSEGIKVVT; via the exons ATGAAGATATTAAACAAAGTAGCATTGGTGACTGGTGGAGCAGAGGGAATTGGCAAGGCCCTCTGTCAGCGTCTTCTCGAGCATGGAACAAAG CTTGTCGCCATCCTTGACATAAACGCGGACTTGGGAAAACAAACGGCGACAGAATTTTCTGAAAAGTTTGGCAGTGACAAAGTTCGATTTATTCATTGTGACGTGTCAAACGGAGCTAAACTACGCG AGTCATTTCAAGAAGCATTCGATGTACACGGGCAGCTTGATATTGTAGTGAACAACGCTGGATTAATCGCAAAAGACAACCGAAAGACAATTGAGATTTGTTTG TTGGCAGTCATTAATGGATGTTTAATAGCTGAAGAATTAATGACGAAAGAACCAAGACCAGAGAAAGGCATTATTGTAAACACATCATCAATCGCCG GCATGGTGGTTCAGGATACAAACATCCTGAACAGTAGCTACTTTGCAGCTAAACATGGCGTAGTGGCCTTTACCAAATCTTTGCCG GCAAGTGCAGACAACTTCAGTAAAGACTTACGAGTGGTTGCGATTTGCCCTGGGCTAGTCTTAACCAACATATTCAAGAAACAAGACGTCGTGGATGATAACGTTATGACGAAAGAATTAGACGATATCAAGGAGCATGTAACAAA tGTTTCTGTTGTTGTGGATGCCTTCATTTTGGCGATAGAGGACGAGAGCTTACACGGAGACATCATTACTGCTTTCGGTAGTGAAGGCATTAAAGTTGTGACATAG